From Nitrobacter sp. NHB1, a single genomic window includes:
- a CDS encoding zinc-finger domain-containing protein: MSDHVVPHFHNDAGVAVIEIGSREFMCVGANPPFDHPHVFLDLGNDNEIICPYCSTLFRFATDLDAGQARPPECVVRDKAA; encoded by the coding sequence ATGTCTGATCACGTCGTCCCCCACTTTCATAACGATGCCGGCGTCGCCGTTATCGAGATCGGCTCGCGGGAATTCATGTGTGTCGGAGCCAATCCGCCATTCGATCACCCGCACGTCTTTCTCGACCTCGGGAATGATAACGAGATCATCTGCCCGTATTGTTCGACGCTGTTCCGCTTCGCAACCGATCTCGACGCCGGACAGGCCCGCCCCCCGGAATGCGTGGTGAGAGACAAGGCGGCCTGA
- a CDS encoding alpha/beta fold hydrolase yields the protein MPSFHYGDVEIAYLDEGEGDPVILVHGFASSKNVNWVYPTWVSELRKNGFRVIAFDNRGHGDSSKLYDPEDYHIGTMASDITALMDHLAIARADVMGYSLGARMTGILAQTRPERVRSGIFGGLGLGLIAGGGPGESVARALEAPSLDDVTDPFGRTFRAFADQTRSDRRALAACLRGSRRLMTEAEVASIKVPTLIAVGTKDEIAGSAQALANIIPGAEVLDIPNRDHMRAVGDKVYKEGVLEFLSRRP from the coding sequence ATGCCGAGCTTTCATTACGGCGACGTTGAAATTGCCTACCTCGACGAGGGCGAGGGCGACCCCGTCATTCTCGTGCATGGTTTTGCGTCGAGCAAGAACGTGAACTGGGTGTATCCGACCTGGGTGTCGGAATTGCGCAAAAACGGGTTCCGGGTGATCGCGTTCGACAATCGCGGCCACGGCGATTCCAGCAAGCTCTACGATCCGGAAGACTATCACATCGGCACGATGGCGAGCGACATTACCGCGCTGATGGATCACCTTGCCATCGCGCGGGCCGACGTCATGGGCTATTCGCTCGGCGCACGGATGACGGGAATTCTGGCACAGACGCGGCCTGAACGGGTGCGCTCCGGGATTTTCGGCGGTCTGGGTCTCGGCCTGATCGCTGGCGGCGGCCCCGGCGAAAGCGTCGCCAGGGCGTTGGAAGCGCCGTCACTGGACGACGTGACCGATCCGTTCGGCCGCACGTTTCGCGCATTCGCCGATCAGACCCGCTCCGATCGTCGTGCGCTGGCGGCGTGTTTGCGCGGATCGCGGCGGCTGATGACGGAAGCGGAGGTCGCCAGCATCAAGGTGCCGACGCTGATAGCGGTCGGCACCAAGGACGAGATCGCGGGATCGGCGCAGGCGCTTGCGAACATCATCCCCGGCGCGGAGGTGCTGGACATTCCGAACCGCGACCACATGCGCGCCGTGGGTGACAAGGTTTACAAGGAGGGCGTGCTGGAATTTCTGTCACGCCGGCCGTGA